The Cohnella abietis genome has a segment encoding these proteins:
- a CDS encoding COX15/CtaA family protein has protein sequence MGIGYYAPTFTKKSGMGMTSQRYRLLTLLSCIGMFLVLIAGVLVTNTDSGRGCGSDWPLCNGRFVPAYTVESMVEYTHRMISGLVGLLVGATFLVTWFWKPARHKENKLYAGGALLFTVMQAILGAMAVVWEQSSLVLALHFGISLFAFTSTWLLYLTVKRQTLPNNHAAAKQPKSLPVTTIPKAVFRSIVAVIVYCYGVVYLGAYIRHTSSGGACEGWPLCNGDVIPELSGSTTVAFAHRIAALLLLVLVAILVIYVRKSVGKQSELVSIGNKAIILVCMQILSGGLLSATLSNEDVYIFTGLLHTVIISALFSMLILFAVRARQLSKASN, from the coding sequence ATGGGAATTGGCTACTATGCGCCTACTTTCACAAAGAAATCGGGGATGGGCATGACTTCACAAAGATACCGTTTATTGACATTACTTTCTTGTATCGGCATGTTTTTAGTGCTAATCGCAGGTGTTCTTGTAACGAACACTGATTCCGGACGAGGCTGCGGCTCAGACTGGCCATTATGCAACGGTCGTTTCGTACCTGCATATACGGTTGAATCAATGGTTGAATATACTCATCGGATGATTAGCGGCTTAGTTGGTTTGCTGGTCGGTGCGACCTTTCTTGTAACTTGGTTCTGGAAGCCTGCTCGTCATAAGGAAAACAAGCTTTATGCAGGTGGTGCTCTATTATTCACTGTTATGCAAGCTATTCTTGGTGCGATGGCAGTAGTGTGGGAGCAGTCTTCACTTGTACTTGCCCTTCATTTCGGAATTTCCTTATTCGCTTTTACAAGCACATGGCTGTTATATTTGACCGTTAAACGACAGACATTACCGAACAATCACGCTGCTGCAAAGCAACCGAAATCTCTTCCTGTCACTACAATTCCTAAGGCGGTATTCCGAAGCATCGTTGCTGTCATTGTGTACTGTTATGGTGTTGTTTACTTAGGGGCTTATATTCGGCACACAAGCTCTGGCGGAGCCTGTGAAGGCTGGCCATTATGTAATGGCGATGTCATACCTGAGCTAAGTGGCTCAACTACTGTAGCTTTCGCCCATAGAATTGCAGCGTTATTACTACTCGTGCTGGTAGCCATTCTCGTTATTTACGTCCGTAAATCCGTCGGCAAACAATCAGAGCTCGTTTCGATTGGGAATAAAGCTATAATATTAGTTTGCATGCAAATCCTTAGCGGAGGGCTACTTTCGGCTACTCTGAGCAATGAAGATGTTTATATTTTTACAGGGTTATTGCATACGGTTATTATCTCAGCGCTCTTTAGTATGTTGATTCTGTTCGCGGTTCGAGCGCGTCAATTATCTAAGGCAAGTAACTAA
- a CDS encoding thioredoxin family protein has product MEKIKSEAAFREYVGEDRLTVVIFKTTWCKDCHYIEPFIADVEAAYADRLTLVEIDRDDMPDLCSELNILGIPSFIAFRQGQELVRFVNKLRKTREEIEQFLDRAVEVSSALTSK; this is encoded by the coding sequence GTGGAAAAAATAAAGAGTGAAGCCGCATTTCGTGAATACGTAGGGGAAGACCGTCTGACAGTAGTTATCTTCAAAACAACATGGTGTAAGGACTGCCATTATATCGAGCCATTTATAGCTGACGTTGAGGCTGCCTATGCTGATCGCTTGACGCTGGTGGAGATTGATCGGGACGACATGCCAGATCTATGTAGCGAGCTTAATATTCTGGGCATCCCAAGCTTTATCGCGTTCCGTCAAGGTCAAGAGCTTGTTAGATTCGTAAATAAGCTGCGCAAAACACGTGAAGAAATTGAGCAGTTTCTTGATCGTGCAGTTGAAGTTTCAAGTGCATTAACTAGCAAGTAG
- a CDS encoding DUF2515 family protein → MNDVPRTENRLIKLLQASGYLVSGVVEKASGLWNSYLLTRRHLPLPLDQELTQHYSSLLVAPLHNDDGRLSSISDTELCSHIRSETALLNLNNLTRTDAYLTIFKSFPELHWALLAHLVSRNGGWNMTDLRGQWHPQLLDEQKISLIFELLEACNCLIFSDAYPQLRLYIESKRIGRNLFYLLPQFGVSAFMVPFWNTFWQDGNPIPLTEALIINEQHFIQARVVEDDTYEHEIFHSLAFRSQPLLQLNQIVFPLWREPRAKRNIPLRLVGRVLENFRDLNERIEFGKCLYGILYGYPNILKAAIAFAERIPHTGSRADYWPHRFTPAHDHNNKADDTSELTDSTADPISSRWFSPSLLEAWPNRPLKQATEKDWYQDLNVLSHLTSIKLPRVIDMTHEHLFGQSKLQEAVLLERSFMKGASNRRTGRG, encoded by the coding sequence TTGAATGATGTCCCGCGAACAGAAAATAGATTGATCAAGCTATTGCAAGCATCGGGTTACTTGGTGTCTGGAGTTGTAGAAAAAGCTAGCGGCCTGTGGAATTCCTACCTGCTCACCCGCCGCCATTTGCCGTTGCCCCTTGATCAAGAGCTGACGCAGCATTATTCAAGCCTATTAGTCGCTCCACTCCACAACGATGACGGCAGACTTAGTAGTATCAGCGACACAGAGCTGTGCAGCCACATTCGCAGCGAGACTGCATTATTAAACTTGAATAACCTGACTCGGACTGATGCCTACTTAACCATCTTCAAATCGTTTCCTGAGCTTCATTGGGCATTACTAGCTCACCTAGTGTCCCGAAATGGCGGCTGGAATATGACCGATTTACGCGGACAATGGCACCCACAATTACTGGATGAACAAAAGATAAGCTTGATTTTCGAACTACTAGAAGCCTGTAATTGTCTTATTTTCAGCGATGCCTACCCACAGCTTAGATTATATATCGAGAGTAAGCGGATCGGTCGTAATCTCTTTTACTTGCTCCCGCAATTCGGTGTTTCCGCCTTCATGGTTCCGTTCTGGAATACATTCTGGCAAGATGGCAATCCGATTCCGTTAACGGAGGCTCTCATCATAAACGAACAGCACTTTATTCAAGCTCGTGTTGTAGAAGATGACACATATGAGCACGAGATCTTCCATTCCTTAGCCTTTCGAAGCCAGCCTCTACTGCAATTAAATCAGATTGTATTTCCTTTATGGAGAGAACCGCGTGCTAAAAGAAATATTCCGTTACGTCTAGTCGGCAGGGTTCTGGAAAATTTTCGGGATTTGAACGAAAGAATCGAGTTCGGCAAATGCCTGTACGGAATTCTCTATGGCTATCCAAATATACTGAAAGCCGCCATCGCTTTTGCAGAGCGAATTCCCCACACGGGATCAAGAGCTGATTACTGGCCCCATCGTTTTACTCCAGCCCATGATCATAACAATAAAGCCGACGATACATCTGAGTTAACAGACAGCACCGCCGACCCTATTTCAAGTCGCTGGTTTAGCCCCAGCCTCTTGGAAGCTTGGCCGAATCGACCACTTAAGCAAGCAACTGAGAAAGATTGGTATCAGGACTTAAATGTGCTTTCTCACCTGACCTCCATTAAGCTGCCTCGAGTAATAGATATGACTCATGAGCATTTATTCGGTCAGAGCAAGCTTCAGGAAGCAGTGCTTCTTGAGCGTAGCTTCATGAAAGGTGCGAGCAACCGGCGAACAGGTCGTGGATAA
- a CDS encoding putative polysaccharide biosynthesis protein, with translation MKKDTLLKGTLILAAAALVARALGIFQRVPLDYLMGDLGNIYFANANNIYLLLLIVATAGIPSAVSKMVSGRYAIGRISEAQQVYRAALLFGAIAGLVITIGLWLLAPFIAKTILDEPNASSAIRAIAPSLLLFPIIAMMRGYFQGRQFMTAGGVSQIVEQILRVFAAVVIAFAVYSMDSTNDKSIASGASLGSVFGSIGAFGVMLYFARKLKTSDRLDGSNAGQDSSRRLELRTIYRELFQLSIPIVMTAVTVQLLYTLDNLMVKSLTKGHYDLELINHWAAVLGMNAQSIAGIPVILAVALSQSIIPIISSAHATGDRERVGRQASLAVRIALYSGMPVVLILGVGAYSVNGFLFQSAKGSAIVAMLTLGTLFQIGMMVTNSILLGIGEPKKATMHAITGVLIKIVLSFALAPYFGIYGIIAATTICFIWALSFNILSLRKRTQFKVIGNRWPAFILTTGIVGAALAFVEWAVIAICDGLPQKLMFFLSCSAMGIVLLVLYPLLLVYLKVVSSEEIATYPRPVRRLLAPFMKLRSRSTAS, from the coding sequence TTGAAAAAAGACACGTTACTTAAAGGTACGCTTATCCTTGCCGCCGCCGCGCTTGTCGCACGGGCTTTAGGCATTTTCCAGCGGGTGCCGTTGGATTATTTAATGGGCGATTTAGGCAATATTTATTTCGCCAATGCGAACAATATTTATTTGCTCCTACTCATTGTGGCAACGGCGGGCATCCCGAGCGCTGTCAGCAAAATGGTGTCAGGTCGTTACGCAATTGGTCGAATATCAGAAGCACAGCAGGTTTACCGAGCTGCGCTTCTGTTCGGGGCCATTGCAGGTCTTGTTATTACGATTGGTCTGTGGCTGCTAGCTCCGTTTATTGCTAAGACGATTCTAGATGAGCCTAACGCTTCTTCGGCTATTAGAGCTATCGCACCCTCTCTGCTGTTATTTCCGATAATAGCGATGATGAGAGGTTATTTTCAAGGTCGACAATTCATGACGGCAGGCGGAGTATCACAGATCGTAGAGCAGATTCTACGGGTATTCGCTGCAGTTGTTATCGCATTTGCGGTGTATTCCATGGATTCCACCAATGATAAGAGTATAGCTTCAGGGGCGTCATTAGGTAGTGTGTTTGGAAGTATCGGAGCTTTTGGAGTTATGCTGTATTTTGCTCGAAAGCTTAAAACGAGTGATCGACTGGATGGATCGAATGCTGGACAGGACTCTTCAAGGCGCCTTGAATTGCGTACTATATATCGGGAGCTATTCCAGCTATCCATTCCGATTGTAATGACCGCCGTAACTGTTCAATTGCTGTATACATTGGACAACCTGATGGTGAAATCACTAACTAAAGGTCATTATGATTTAGAGCTTATTAATCATTGGGCGGCCGTTCTAGGTATGAATGCACAGTCTATAGCGGGTATTCCTGTAATTCTTGCCGTAGCACTTAGTCAGTCAATTATTCCGATTATTTCCTCGGCACATGCGACGGGAGATCGTGAACGCGTTGGTCGACAAGCTTCATTAGCAGTAAGAATAGCGCTTTACAGTGGGATGCCAGTAGTGCTAATCCTTGGGGTAGGCGCTTATAGTGTGAATGGGTTTTTATTTCAGAGTGCTAAAGGCAGCGCGATCGTTGCCATGTTAACACTCGGGACTTTATTCCAGATCGGTATGATGGTTACCAATTCAATTCTACTTGGAATTGGTGAGCCTAAGAAGGCGACGATGCATGCTATAACGGGCGTGCTTATTAAAATTGTTCTTAGCTTCGCATTGGCTCCGTACTTTGGTATTTACGGTATTATTGCGGCAACAACGATTTGCTTTATATGGGCATTATCCTTTAATATTCTTAGCCTTCGTAAAAGAACACAATTCAAAGTCATCGGAAACAGATGGCCGGCATTTATTTTAACGACCGGAATCGTTGGGGCAGCGCTTGCTTTTGTTGAGTGGGCGGTTATAGCGATTTGTGATGGCCTTCCGCAGAAATTAATGTTTTTCTTATCCTGCTCGGCTATGGGAATAGTACTGCTAGTGCTGTACCCGTTACTGCTTGTCTATCTAAAAGTTGTCTCGTCTGAGGAAATTGCGACTTATCCACGACCTGTTCGCCGGTTGCTCGCACCTTTCATGAAGCTACGCTCAAGAAGCACTGCTTCCTGA
- a CDS encoding ThuA domain-containing protein, translating to MTRVTVWNEYRHEQIHDEVRNVYPDGIHSTIAEGLEAAEQGFAVRTATQPEPEHGLTQEVLDNTDVLVWWGHMAHDEVEDYIVNRVHERVMNGMGLIVLHSGHFSKIFKKLMGTGCDLKWREANEKERIWTVDPAHPIAEGIPEYFELKPEEMYGEHFDIPAPDELVFISWFEGGEVFRSGCTFRRGQGKIFYFRPGHETYPTYYHPIVRRIIANGVKWAVPSGAARPVRGNHKPLETIN from the coding sequence ATGACCCGCGTTACCGTATGGAACGAATATAGGCATGAACAGATTCACGATGAGGTTCGCAATGTATATCCCGATGGCATTCACTCTACAATCGCAGAAGGCTTGGAAGCGGCTGAGCAAGGCTTTGCTGTGCGCACGGCAACTCAACCAGAGCCAGAGCATGGCTTAACGCAGGAAGTGCTGGATAATACGGATGTATTAGTATGGTGGGGGCATATGGCGCATGATGAGGTGGAGGATTACATCGTTAATCGTGTGCACGAGCGCGTTATGAATGGGATGGGACTCATTGTTTTACATTCCGGACATTTCTCGAAAATATTCAAGAAGCTTATGGGTACAGGCTGTGATTTGAAGTGGCGTGAAGCGAATGAGAAGGAGCGTATTTGGACTGTTGATCCTGCCCATCCAATCGCTGAAGGCATTCCTGAATACTTCGAGCTAAAGCCAGAGGAAATGTACGGAGAGCATTTTGACATTCCTGCACCGGACGAGCTTGTATTCATCAGTTGGTTTGAAGGTGGAGAGGTTTTCCGCAGCGGCTGTACATTCCGTCGTGGGCAAGGGAAAATATTTTATTTCCGTCCTGGTCATGAAACCTATCCAACCTACTATCATCCGATTGTGCGCCGGATTATTGCTAATGGCGTGAAGTGGGCGGTTCCTTCCGGTGCTGCACGTCCTGTTCGTGGAAACCACAAGCCGTTAGAAACCATTAACTAA
- a CDS encoding DUF456 domain-containing protein: MDILGWLIIVALFVVGMAGAIYPILPGALAIYAAFFVYGWFFTFKPFGFWFWSIQTIIVVVLFVADYMVNAWGVKKYGGSRASVIGSTIGILIGPFVIPAFGLIIGPLAGAMLGELIHGSSMSRALKVGWGSLLGLFSSIVVKIILQAVMIVIFVIWLIA, from the coding sequence ATGGACATACTAGGATGGCTCATTATCGTAGCGCTTTTCGTCGTAGGAATGGCTGGAGCCATTTATCCGATACTACCTGGGGCACTGGCTATATATGCTGCATTTTTCGTATACGGATGGTTTTTTACATTTAAGCCTTTCGGATTTTGGTTTTGGAGCATCCAGACCATTATAGTCGTCGTATTATTCGTAGCGGATTACATGGTCAACGCGTGGGGAGTTAAGAAGTACGGGGGATCTCGTGCATCTGTTATCGGAAGTACTATTGGTATTCTCATCGGTCCCTTCGTTATTCCGGCATTCGGGCTCATTATTGGGCCGTTGGCGGGGGCAATGCTTGGCGAGCTCATACACGGCTCTTCTATGAGTAGGGCTCTTAAAGTAGGCTGGGGCTCCTTACTTGGATTATTTAGCAGCATAGTTGTTAAGATTATTTTGCAGGCGGTAATGATTGTAATCTTTGTTATATGGCTAATTGCTTAA
- a CDS encoding Cof-type HAD-IIB family hydrolase: MGKYRLLALDLDGTLLNDRSEISETNAKWVKHAVDAGVTVCVSTGRGFVSALPFAEQLGLDTPMITVNGGEIWTKPHAIHRRTLLDSEKVMKLHALAEKYGEVWFWAYTTEDIYNKERWVGDTFSRNWLKFGYYTEDTDILSEILKEIQAWDGLEISNSSPYNIEINPQGVSKATALMEVCRLLGYDMSEVVAVGDSMNDIAAIRASGLGVAMGNAQDEVKAAANVVTGSNQEHGVAQVIQNYVLRS, from the coding sequence ATGGGGAAATATCGACTGCTGGCGTTAGATTTAGATGGCACGTTACTGAATGATCGTAGTGAAATTAGTGAAACAAACGCGAAATGGGTGAAGCATGCTGTCGACGCTGGCGTTACAGTGTGCGTATCTACGGGGCGCGGATTTGTTAGCGCCCTTCCTTTTGCAGAGCAGCTAGGCTTGGATACACCGATGATTACAGTCAACGGAGGAGAGATCTGGACCAAGCCGCATGCGATTCATCGCCGGACGCTGCTCGATTCAGAGAAGGTCATGAAGCTGCATGCTTTAGCGGAAAAATACGGTGAGGTATGGTTTTGGGCGTATACGACCGAAGATATCTATAACAAGGAACGTTGGGTTGGAGATACATTCTCCCGCAACTGGCTGAAGTTCGGATATTACACGGAGGATACGGATATCCTTAGTGAAATTCTTAAGGAAATCCAAGCTTGGGACGGGCTCGAAATAAGTAACTCCTCACCATACAATATTGAAATCAATCCACAGGGCGTTTCTAAGGCGACAGCACTTATGGAAGTATGCCGGTTGCTTGGGTACGATATGTCCGAGGTTGTTGCGGTTGGTGACAGTATGAACGATATTGCTGCTATAAGGGCCTCAGGGCTCGGTGTGGCTATGGGGAATGCACAGGATGAGGTAAAGGCGGCTGCGAATGTCGTGACGGGCAGCAACCAAGAGCACGGCGTTGCGCAGGTCATTCAAAATTATGTACTGAGGTCGTGA
- a CDS encoding peptidoglycan D,D-transpeptidase FtsI family protein, which produces MSSNLTEEEQKRELRNRRHFSFRLNVFFFFTFFVFSMLIVRLAYLQFVEGPSLREREHEIGTRPVAVPPIRGNIYDSEGRAIAYSISTQSLYYTLDTKTKKEAGQALARSLVEVFDRLGDKKAKPITAEDVYDDMDFTGRVHYPYQPRRIKSGLTKEEIAYFSENREQFKGIDVIEESIRQYSPDQVAVQLVGYMKKLSGATSIPKYKEINKDQPDRTMQYLESEAVGVDGLEYMYQDELRGRNGVKEYPVDKDSLIIGPMKLTKPIKGENLYLTINKDIQLIAQQAITDQIKKIRNSSSKQEKANATTGYAVAMEVETGKIVAMASMPDYDPSVWQGGISQKDLDAVQFFQYNGAIREVFPPYTDDKERKNHPSSLVYLGSTQKPLSILVGLNEKLFTTSTRYNDIGYFEFGKEGHKVKVRNASNAVNGSINATQAIAKSSNAFMSAMVGNNLNIKYKGAEGVNVWDRYMKQFGLGVTTGSLLPNESAGVVDYFHEADKASSQSALVRAAWGQQGRYTALQLAQYTATLASHGKRMRPQFVNEIRDVDGNVTQPFQAEVLNTVDFSKSYWDAIEAGMGQVKVQGFEGVPYTFLRKTGTSQQAVGNQPKVENAVFIAYAPAVKPKLAVAVIIPEGGYGGWGAAPIARKIFDAYDEKIGLSGTPRKPVVPTDIEETVAEQ; this is translated from the coding sequence GTGAGCAGTAACCTTACAGAAGAAGAGCAGAAGCGAGAGCTTAGAAATCGCAGGCATTTTAGCTTCCGTCTCAATGTTTTTTTCTTTTTTACGTTTTTTGTTTTTTCGATGTTAATCGTCAGATTAGCTTATTTGCAGTTCGTCGAAGGTCCTTCCTTAAGGGAAAGAGAGCATGAGATTGGTACAAGACCGGTTGCAGTACCACCTATTCGTGGAAACATCTATGATTCAGAAGGAAGGGCTATTGCTTACTCGATTTCTACGCAATCGTTATATTATACATTGGATACGAAGACGAAGAAGGAAGCAGGTCAAGCTTTGGCAAGGAGCCTTGTTGAGGTATTTGACAGGTTAGGCGATAAGAAAGCAAAGCCGATTACGGCAGAAGATGTCTATGATGATATGGATTTTACGGGGAGGGTGCACTATCCTTACCAGCCACGTCGAATTAAATCGGGCTTAACCAAAGAAGAAATCGCTTATTTCTCGGAAAATAGAGAGCAATTTAAGGGCATTGATGTTATCGAGGAGAGTATTCGCCAATATAGTCCAGACCAGGTAGCGGTGCAATTGGTCGGGTATATGAAGAAATTGAGCGGTGCAACGAGCATACCTAAATATAAGGAAATTAATAAAGACCAGCCAGATAGAACGATGCAGTATTTGGAATCCGAGGCCGTCGGAGTGGATGGACTTGAGTACATGTACCAGGACGAGCTGAGAGGCCGAAATGGTGTTAAGGAATACCCGGTAGATAAGGATAGCTTAATTATTGGTCCGATGAAGCTAACGAAGCCAATCAAAGGCGAGAATTTGTATTTGACGATTAATAAAGACATTCAATTGATTGCACAGCAAGCTATTACGGATCAAATTAAAAAAATACGTAACTCATCCAGTAAACAGGAAAAAGCTAACGCAACGACTGGATACGCAGTAGCTATGGAGGTTGAGACTGGTAAAATCGTAGCTATGGCAAGTATGCCGGACTATGATCCAAGCGTCTGGCAGGGGGGCATTAGCCAGAAGGATCTTGATGCTGTACAGTTTTTCCAATATAACGGCGCGATTAGAGAAGTATTCCCACCCTACACGGATGATAAGGAGCGTAAAAATCATCCTTCCTCGCTCGTATATTTGGGATCAACACAGAAGCCATTGTCCATCCTTGTTGGTCTAAACGAAAAGCTGTTTACAACGTCTACTAGATACAATGATATTGGCTACTTTGAATTTGGTAAAGAAGGGCACAAGGTAAAGGTCCGTAATGCCAGTAATGCAGTGAATGGCTCGATTAACGCGACACAAGCTATAGCAAAGTCATCTAATGCGTTCATGTCGGCGATGGTGGGTAACAATTTGAACATAAAATATAAAGGTGCCGAAGGAGTAAATGTATGGGACAGATACATGAAACAGTTTGGTCTAGGCGTTACGACTGGTAGCCTCTTGCCTAACGAGTCGGCAGGCGTCGTGGATTATTTTCATGAAGCTGATAAAGCAAGCTCGCAATCCGCCCTTGTACGGGCTGCGTGGGGGCAGCAAGGCCGGTATACGGCGCTTCAGCTAGCACAATACACGGCAACCTTGGCCAGCCATGGCAAAAGAATGAGGCCGCAGTTCGTCAATGAGATTAGAGATGTCGATGGTAATGTAACACAGCCGTTTCAAGCCGAGGTTCTAAACACAGTCGATTTTTCTAAGTCTTATTGGGACGCGATTGAAGCAGGTATGGGTCAGGTTAAAGTGCAGGGCTTTGAGGGTGTTCCTTACACGTTTTTACGTAAAACGGGAACCTCCCAGCAGGCTGTAGGAAATCAACCGAAGGTTGAGAATGCCGTGTTCATTGCTTATGCACCTGCCGTTAAACCTAAATTGGCCGTTGCTGTTATCATTCCCGAAGGTGGTTATGGAGGTTGGGGTGCTGCCCCAATCGCACGTAAAATCTTCGATGCCTATGATGAGAAGATTGGATTGTCAGGGACACCTCGTAAGCCAGTCGTACCAACGGATATTGAAGAAACTGTTGCTGAGCAATAG
- a CDS encoding transglutaminase domain-containing protein — MLDANLVTWLLVIVVVFSLIQGVRRGASGSVRQLLFFLVGAVVAILAVVLSAMAAWAVSPHLQTWLLERSLVRPEPNTSLFKQFGYTALSGLRDLPLFRFAALFLVFHTIIRLATALFTRVLASVISFPFSIVPTGGSVSRSVGGLIGTALGTGRALLFTSLLFAYCALFPQGPMTDYIQQSTLYREVASQVIRPAAGNMLEKQLPVFAQAMSSELDQLWQKRYDVIDADLPDDIVQAAISVTKGKDGDEDKARALYDWVGSRVTYDNEKVKAYEEQGDWWEQNPEHTFTTRKGVCIDYARLYAAMARAVNLDVRVVTGLGYDGRGGYGPHAWNEVYLTEQQRWLPLDSTWAKSGNWFDTSDFTDTHIRQGGITG, encoded by the coding sequence ATGTTAGATGCTAATCTGGTAACATGGCTGCTAGTAATTGTCGTCGTCTTCTCCTTAATTCAAGGAGTAAGGCGAGGGGCTTCTGGCTCGGTCAGGCAGCTCTTGTTTTTCCTAGTGGGTGCAGTAGTAGCTATTCTTGCAGTTGTGCTGTCAGCAATGGCAGCATGGGCGGTCTCTCCGCATCTGCAGACTTGGCTATTAGAGCGTAGCTTAGTTCGTCCAGAGCCTAACACCTCGTTGTTCAAGCAGTTTGGATACACGGCATTATCAGGACTTCGTGACTTACCATTGTTTCGATTTGCTGCTTTATTTCTTGTGTTTCACACAATCATTCGACTTGCTACAGCGCTGTTTACCCGTGTCTTGGCCTCTGTCATCTCGTTTCCCTTCTCCATTGTGCCAACAGGGGGATCGGTGAGCCGTTCGGTAGGGGGCTTAATCGGAACAGCCCTTGGCACAGGTAGAGCTTTGTTGTTTACATCACTGCTATTCGCATATTGCGCCTTATTTCCGCAAGGTCCTATGACAGATTATATTCAACAATCCACCTTGTATCGGGAGGTTGCCTCCCAAGTTATACGTCCGGCTGCGGGAAATATGTTAGAGAAACAGCTACCTGTTTTTGCACAAGCGATGTCCAGTGAGCTGGATCAGCTATGGCAGAAACGCTACGATGTCATCGATGCCGATCTGCCAGATGATATTGTGCAAGCTGCAATTTCGGTTACTAAAGGTAAAGATGGAGATGAGGATAAGGCGCGTGCTTTATATGATTGGGTAGGAAGCAGAGTGACTTACGACAACGAGAAAGTGAAAGCCTATGAAGAGCAAGGCGATTGGTGGGAACAGAACCCGGAACATACTTTTACTACCCGTAAGGGAGTATGTATTGATTATGCTAGGCTCTATGCAGCAATGGCTAGAGCTGTCAATTTAGATGTTCGGGTTGTAACAGGGCTAGGCTATGATGGTCGCGGAGGGTATGGCCCTCACGCTTGGAATGAGGTTTATCTAACAGAACAGCAGCGATGGTTACCTTTGGACTCTACTTGGGCAAAGTCGGGCAACTGGTTTGATACGTCCGATTTTACCGATACACATATACGGCAAGGAGGAATTACCGGGTGA
- a CDS encoding MFS transporter, whose protein sequence is MKTAVWLYLFLFVAFFDLHAQYPMLTPFAVSMGAAPSFIGLVMGMYSLTHLPGNLIAGFAVDRFGSRLFIAASLTGAGILLLFQSRVTDPWQLLYIRSISGFVLAFLSPACMSLLARLARDHIHQGKLMAGNGLVHTIASVVSPAAGAYLAATVGFAHSFAILGWVLLFTGIASLWFVKEPSRTAEEIAAVAKKTKPVNPSPAIAVEGSGSSSSRFPWSIFALPVGLSCAQGILSFELPLRGSGSQTIMTTGILFSIVSLGALVTLGMLFLNRYLPYSRTIVGVLLLAICYYGLASNWPIPLLLLLFIIGMAKGVIFPAMTSFLLQLSGASRYGRTFSFLSISLSIGSFLGPVAAGAVRDHFSPYFLSFLALMIALALLFPRSSFQENWNPSATTPPVSGH, encoded by the coding sequence TTGAAAACCGCCGTATGGCTTTATTTATTTTTGTTTGTCGCTTTTTTTGATTTGCATGCCCAATACCCGATGCTAACCCCTTTCGCCGTTTCTATGGGCGCTGCACCCTCTTTCATTGGCTTGGTCATGGGGATGTACTCTTTGACGCATCTGCCCGGAAACTTGATAGCCGGCTTCGCGGTTGACCGCTTCGGCAGCCGATTGTTTATTGCTGCAAGTCTAACCGGTGCAGGAATTTTATTGCTATTCCAATCCCGTGTAACTGATCCGTGGCAGCTCCTGTATATCCGCTCAATTAGTGGATTCGTCTTGGCCTTCCTGTCGCCGGCTTGTATGTCTCTGCTAGCCAGACTTGCAAGGGATCACATTCACCAAGGAAAGCTTATGGCTGGCAATGGACTTGTGCACACGATAGCATCCGTCGTTTCTCCAGCAGCAGGCGCCTATCTGGCAGCAACGGTCGGTTTTGCCCACTCATTTGCCATTCTGGGATGGGTTCTACTGTTTACAGGTATAGCTTCCTTATGGTTTGTGAAGGAGCCTTCTAGAACTGCGGAAGAAATTGCTGCTGTTGCTAAGAAGACCAAGCCTGTCAATCCCTCACCCGCGATTGCAGTGGAAGGCAGTGGATCTTCTAGCTCTCGATTTCCATGGTCTATTTTCGCATTACCGGTGGGACTCTCGTGCGCTCAAGGTATTTTGTCATTTGAATTACCACTTCGCGGCTCAGGCAGCCAGACTATTATGACTACGGGTATTTTATTTTCTATCGTGAGTCTGGGTGCGCTTGTTACATTAGGAATGCTATTCCTCAATCGTTATTTACCCTACTCTCGTACAATTGTAGGCGTTCTGCTGCTCGCTATTTGTTACTATGGCTTAGCCTCGAACTGGCCAATCCCTCTTCTCTTGCTGCTCTTCATCATTGGTATGGCGAAAGGGGTAATCTTCCCGGCTATGACCTCTTTCCTGCTTCAGTTAAGCGGGGCATCTCGTTACGGTAGAACCTTTTCGTTCCTGTCGATATCTCTATCGATAGGCTCATTCCTAGGTCCTGTGGCCGCTGGAGCAGTCAGAGATCATTTCTCGCCCTATTTTCTTTCTTTTCTTGCCCTAATGATTGCATTAGCTCTGCTGTTTCCACGCTCTTCATTCCAAGAGAACTGGAACCCGAGTGCAACAACTCCGCCAGTATCGGGGCATTAG
- a CDS encoding YjcZ family sporulation protein, giving the protein MSQIAGGGYGTTTTITIVLFILLVIVLRAC; this is encoded by the coding sequence ATGTCCCAAATTGCCGGAGGCGGTTATGGAACGACAACTACCATTACGATTGTTCTGTTTATTCTTTTAGTTATCGTGCTGCGCGCCTGTTAA